A window of the Canis lupus baileyi chromosome 8, mCanLup2.hap1, whole genome shotgun sequence genome harbors these coding sequences:
- the CNN3 gene encoding calponin-3 isoform X3 produces MSIGTNFQLGLKDGIILCELINKLQPGSVKKVNESSLNWPQLENIGNFIKAIQAYGMKPHDIFEANDLFENGNMTQVQTTLVALAGLAKTKGFHTTIDIGVKYAEKQTRRFDEGKLKAGQSVIGLQMGTNKCASQAGMTAYGTRRHLYDPKMQTDKPFDQTTISLQMGTNKGASQAGMLAPGTRRDIYDQKLTLQPVDNSTISLQMGTNKVASQKGMSVYGLGRQVYDPKYCAAPTEPVIHNGSQGTGTNGSEISDSDYQAEYPEEYPGEYPDDYPRDYQYGDQGIDY; encoded by the exons ATGAGCATTGGCACCAACTTTCAGCTGGGCTTAAAAGATGGCATCATACTCTGCGA GCTCATAAACAAGCTACAGCCGGGCTCAGTGAAGAAGGTTAATGAGTCCTCGTTAAACTGGCCTCAG CTGGAGAATATTGGCAACTTTATTAAAGCTATTCAGGCTTATGGCATGAAGCCACATGACATATTTGAAGCCAATGATCTTTTTGAGAATGGAAACATGACCCAGGTTCAGACTACGCTGGTGGCTCTGGCAGGCCTG GCTAAAACAAAAGGATTCCACACAACCATTGACATTGGAGTGAAGTATgctgaaaaacaaacaagacgTTTtgatgaaggaaaattaaaagctGGCCAAAGTGTAATTGGTTTGCAG aTGGGAACCAACAAATGTGCCAGCCAGGCGGGTATGACAGCCTATGGGACCAGGAGGCATCTTTATGATCCCAAAATGCAAACTGACAAGCCTTTTGACCAGACCACAATTAGTCTGCAGATGGGCACCAACAAAGGAGCCAGCCAG GCGGGGATGTTAGCACCAGGTACCAGAAGAGACATCTACGATCAGAAGCTCACACTGCAGCCAGTGGACAACTCGACAATTTCTCTACAGATGGGAACCAACAAAGTGGCCTCCCAGAAAGGAATGAGCGTGTACGGGCTGGGGCGGCAAGTATACGACCCCAAGTACTGCGCCGCTCCCACAGAACCCGTCATTCACAACGGAAGTCAAGGAACAGGAACGAACGGGTCTGAGATCAGTGATAGTGATTATCAGGCGGAGTACCCAGAGGAGTACCCCGGCGAGTACCCAGACGACTACCCCCGGGATTACCAATACGGCGACCAAGGCATCGATTACTAG
- the CNN3 gene encoding calponin-3 isoform X2, whose product MIASKYDHQAEEDLRNWIEEVTGMSIGTNFQLGLKDGIILCELINKLQPGSVKKVNESSLNWPQLENIGNFIKAIQAYGMKPHDIFEANDLFENGNMTQVQTTLVALAGLAKTKGFHTTIDIGVKYAEKQTRRFDEGKLKAGQSVIGLQMGTNKCASQAGMTAYGTRRHLYDPKMQTDKPFDQTTISLQMGTNKGASQAGMLAPGTRRDIYDQKLTLQPVDNSTISLQMGTNKVASQKGMSVYGLGRQVYDPKYCAAPTEPVIHNGSQGTGTNGSEISDSDYQAEYPEEYPGEYPDDYPRDYQYGDQGIDY is encoded by the exons ATTGCTTCCAAGTATGATCATCAAGCAGAAGAAGATCTTCGAAACTGGATAGAAGAAGTGACGGGCATGAGCATTGGCACCAACTTTCAGCTGGGCTTAAAAGATGGCATCATACTCTGCGA GCTCATAAACAAGCTACAGCCGGGCTCAGTGAAGAAGGTTAATGAGTCCTCGTTAAACTGGCCTCAG CTGGAGAATATTGGCAACTTTATTAAAGCTATTCAGGCTTATGGCATGAAGCCACATGACATATTTGAAGCCAATGATCTTTTTGAGAATGGAAACATGACCCAGGTTCAGACTACGCTGGTGGCTCTGGCAGGCCTG GCTAAAACAAAAGGATTCCACACAACCATTGACATTGGAGTGAAGTATgctgaaaaacaaacaagacgTTTtgatgaaggaaaattaaaagctGGCCAAAGTGTAATTGGTTTGCAG aTGGGAACCAACAAATGTGCCAGCCAGGCGGGTATGACAGCCTATGGGACCAGGAGGCATCTTTATGATCCCAAAATGCAAACTGACAAGCCTTTTGACCAGACCACAATTAGTCTGCAGATGGGCACCAACAAAGGAGCCAGCCAG GCGGGGATGTTAGCACCAGGTACCAGAAGAGACATCTACGATCAGAAGCTCACACTGCAGCCAGTGGACAACTCGACAATTTCTCTACAGATGGGAACCAACAAAGTGGCCTCCCAGAAAGGAATGAGCGTGTACGGGCTGGGGCGGCAAGTATACGACCCCAAGTACTGCGCCGCTCCCACAGAACCCGTCATTCACAACGGAAGTCAAGGAACAGGAACGAACGGGTCTGAGATCAGTGATAGTGATTATCAGGCGGAGTACCCAGAGGAGTACCCCGGCGAGTACCCAGACGACTACCCCCGGGATTACCAATACGGCGACCAAGGCATCGATTACTAG
- the CNN3 gene encoding calponin-3 isoform X1, which produces MTHFNKGPSYGLSAEVKNKIASKYDHQAEEDLRNWIEEVTGMSIGTNFQLGLKDGIILCELINKLQPGSVKKVNESSLNWPQLENIGNFIKAIQAYGMKPHDIFEANDLFENGNMTQVQTTLVALAGLAKTKGFHTTIDIGVKYAEKQTRRFDEGKLKAGQSVIGLQMGTNKCASQAGMTAYGTRRHLYDPKMQTDKPFDQTTISLQMGTNKGASQAGMLAPGTRRDIYDQKLTLQPVDNSTISLQMGTNKVASQKGMSVYGLGRQVYDPKYCAAPTEPVIHNGSQGTGTNGSEISDSDYQAEYPEEYPGEYPDDYPRDYQYGDQGIDY; this is translated from the exons ATTGCTTCCAAGTATGATCATCAAGCAGAAGAAGATCTTCGAAACTGGATAGAAGAAGTGACGGGCATGAGCATTGGCACCAACTTTCAGCTGGGCTTAAAAGATGGCATCATACTCTGCGA GCTCATAAACAAGCTACAGCCGGGCTCAGTGAAGAAGGTTAATGAGTCCTCGTTAAACTGGCCTCAG CTGGAGAATATTGGCAACTTTATTAAAGCTATTCAGGCTTATGGCATGAAGCCACATGACATATTTGAAGCCAATGATCTTTTTGAGAATGGAAACATGACCCAGGTTCAGACTACGCTGGTGGCTCTGGCAGGCCTG GCTAAAACAAAAGGATTCCACACAACCATTGACATTGGAGTGAAGTATgctgaaaaacaaacaagacgTTTtgatgaaggaaaattaaaagctGGCCAAAGTGTAATTGGTTTGCAG aTGGGAACCAACAAATGTGCCAGCCAGGCGGGTATGACAGCCTATGGGACCAGGAGGCATCTTTATGATCCCAAAATGCAAACTGACAAGCCTTTTGACCAGACCACAATTAGTCTGCAGATGGGCACCAACAAAGGAGCCAGCCAG GCGGGGATGTTAGCACCAGGTACCAGAAGAGACATCTACGATCAGAAGCTCACACTGCAGCCAGTGGACAACTCGACAATTTCTCTACAGATGGGAACCAACAAAGTGGCCTCCCAGAAAGGAATGAGCGTGTACGGGCTGGGGCGGCAAGTATACGACCCCAAGTACTGCGCCGCTCCCACAGAACCCGTCATTCACAACGGAAGTCAAGGAACAGGAACGAACGGGTCTGAGATCAGTGATAGTGATTATCAGGCGGAGTACCCAGAGGAGTACCCCGGCGAGTACCCAGACGACTACCCCCGGGATTACCAATACGGCGACCAAGGCATCGATTACTAG